The Paraburkholderia hospita DNA segment GTCCGGCGCGGCGCTTGCAGCAGTCGGCATCGGCAGCGCAGTCCGCACCTGAAGACGCAGCGGCCGCTGACGGCAATACCGAAGGCGGCGAGAACACGCTGATCGTCGAAGCAGGCACGGGCACGGGCAAGACCTACGCGTACCTCGTGCCGGCGATGCTGTGGGGCGGCAAGGTGGTCGTCTCGACGGGCACCAAGCACTTGCAGGACCAGCTCTTTCAGCGCGACATTCCGACCGTGCGCGACGCGCTCGCCGTGCCCGTGTCCGTCGCGATGCTCAAGGGCCGCGCGAACTATCTGTGCCACTACTATCTGCAACGCACGGCCGACAACGGCCGTCTGCCGTCGCGGCAGGAAACGTCGTATCTGCAGGACATCATCCGCTTCGCGAAGATCACACGCACGGGTGACAAGGCCGAGCTTGCAAGCGTGCCGGAGACGGCGGCCGTGTGGTCGATGGTGACGTCGACGCGCGATAACTGTCTTGGCCAGGAGTGCCCGCACTACAAGGACTGCTTCGTGATGCAGGCGCGCCGTGAGGCGCAGCAGGCCGATATCGTGGTCGTCAATCACCATCTGTTCTTCGCCGACATCATGCTGCGCGATACGGGCATGGCCGAACTGCTGCCGACGGCGAACACGGTGATCTTCGACGAAGCGCATCAACTGCCCGAAACCGCGACGCTGTTCTTCGGCGAAACGTTGTCCACCACGCAATTCCTCGAGCTCGCGCGCGACTCGGTCGCGGAAGGCCTCGGCCATGCGCGTGATGCCGTCGACTGGGTGAAGCTCGGCGCAGCGCTCGAACGCTCGGCGCGCGACGTGCGGCTCGCATTCAAGGAAGACTCGGTGCGGCTGTCGATTGGCCAGTTGCCCGACGATCATCCGTTGTTCCCCGCGCTCGAAGCCGTCGAGACGGAACTCGATGCGCTCGCAAGCGCGCTCGCTGGGCAGTCGGAGCGCGCCGAGTCGCTGGGTGCGCTGGTGCGCCGCGGACGAGAGTTGCAGGAGGTGCTGTCGGGCTGGACCACGCCGCCCACCGAGACCGAACGCGACGCCGCAACGGACGCCGCAAAAGCAGCAGAGAAAAGCGATCCGAACGAGAAGGTCCGCTGGATCGAAGTGTTCTCGCATACCGTGCAACTGCACGAGACGCCGCTATCCGTCGCGCCCATTTTCGCGAAGCAGCGCGCGGGCGTGCCGCGCGCGTGGGTGTTCACGTCGGCGACGTTGTCGGTGCGTGGCGACTTCGCGCACTATGCGGCGCAGATGGGTCTCAACTCGCGTCGCTCGATGACGCTGCCCAGCCCGTTCGACTACGGCACGCAGGGCCTGCTCTACGTGCCGCGTAATTTGCCGCAGCCCTCGTCGCCGACGTTCACCGATGCCGTATTCGATGCCGCGCTGCCGGCGATCGAAGCATCGGGCGGTGGTGTGTTCATGCTGTGCACGACGCTGCGCGCCGTCGATCGCATCGCGACGAAGCTGCGCGACGTGATCGAGTCGCGCGGCTGGAACATGCCATTACTCGTGCAGGGCGATGCGAGCCGTACTGAACTGCTCGACCGGTTCCGCTCCTATGGCAATGCGATTCTCGTCGGCAGCCAGAGCTTCTGGGAAGGCGTCGATGTGCGTGGCGATGCGCTGTCGCTCGTCGTCATCGACAAGCTGCCGTTTGCGCCGCCTGACGACCCCGTGCTGTCCGCGCGTCTCGATGCGCTGACGAAGAAGGGCTTGAGTCCATTTGCCGTGCATCAACTGCCGCAGGCAGTTATCACGCTCAAGCAGGGCGCAGGGCGTCTGATCCGCTCTGAGACCGATCGCGGCGTGCTGATGATCTGCGACACCCGGCTGGTCGACAAGCCGTATGGGCGCCGGATATGGCAGAGCCTGCCGCCATTCAAGCGCACGCGTGAAATCGACGTCGTGCGCGAGTTCTTCGAAGAGAAGGCGCAGGCTTCCGAATAAGCGCTCGTTACATCGAAAACACCATGCTGCCGATGCAGCGGGCAAATCATTTTGTTTTTAAGGCCGGACTGCGTGTTGTGGCTTAACGACATGAATTGACCAAAATGCATCGAATGCATGCAAGCGAAATAATCGCGATTAATAGCGGCGCATAAAGCAAAACGCCACGAGTTTGAACTCGTGGCGTTTTGTTTTTTGCCCGGAAAGCCCTCGGACTTCCCGTCGCAGTTTTCGCCCTGAGGCGAACCCTGTGCTACAGCTTACTGGCTTGCGCCCGAAGCCGGAGCAGCTGCCGACGCAGCAGCGTCCGAAGCAGCAGCGCCTGCATCCGAAGCAGCCGTCGTAGCCGAAGCAGCAGCGTCGCTCGCAGCAGCAGCAGCGCCCGAAGCGGCAGCAGCCGAATCCGAAGCAGCAGCAGCGGGTGCCGAAGCGGCAGCAGCATCGCTAGCCGGGGCAGCTGCCTGGTCGCTGCTCTTGTTGCATGCAGCCAGTGCCACAGCTGCCAACAGGGATGCTACGAGGAGGGATTTCTTCATGATCACGTCCTTTTATGGTTAAAGGTAAGCAACAGCGCAAAATAATACCGGTAATGTGCTCCAACACCGACCTGGGCCGCTGGTGGAGACCGCACTTCATGAGCGTGAATCTTCCCTACGGCTTGGGCGGAAATTATATGCACTTTCGTATCGACCGTCGACAAATCCGGGGCCAATACGTTGTCTTTCTCAGACAATTTTTCGCTATACGGTATGACAGCGGAGCGAATCTTATCTCAGATCACCCATCTGTATCCAGCCCGCACGATACCACTCGTGAAGTAGTGCTGTCACCGACGATTGCCCCGAGAGTGTTACAAAGCGTTTCGCACTCAGATAGCGGTTGTCGGCGAGTTCAATCACCGCGGTTTTCACGCCCGACAGCCTGCTTTCTTCTCCATTCAGGTAGTAAGCACGACTGTCGTAAAGCAGCACAGTCTTGCGATCCAGACGCACGCCTTCCTTGCTTGCGCGCTTGATGAAACGCGCTTCATCGAGCGGTCGCTCGGGTGGATCGAATACGACGCTCGGCTTCGGTTCGCTCAGATAGGTACCGAGGAATGACGAGACGTCCTTCTCGTTCCAGTCGATCTTAGCAAGGATCGCACCCACCCGGTCGACAAGCGCAGCGGGCAGTGCCGCTGGCTTCGCGACGGCCGGTTGCTGCGGGTCGCGATAGAGCGCGGCGCCGTCCGGCGAGTTGGCCGCTTCGCCGCGCTCCGCAAGGTAATACAGGAACTGCGCGGCGAGTTCGGACGTCGACGGCGCGCGAAAACCGATCGAGCACGTCATGCATTCGCCTTCCGCCACGCCGTCGTGGGCGATGTGCGGCGGCAGATAAAGCATGTCGCCGGGCTCCAATACCCATTCCTCTTCCGGCTCGAAGTTTTGTAGAACTTTCAAGGGCAGGCCGGGCTGCAACGACAGATCGCGTTGCGCGCCGATGCGCCAGCGGCGCTTGCCGTGAACCTGCAACAGGAAGACATCGTAAGAGTCGAAATGAGGACCGACGCCGCCGCCGTCCGTCGCGTACGAGATCATCAGGTCGTCGAGACGCGCGTCGGGCACGAAGCGAAAACGGTCAAGTAATGCGCGCGCTCGGTCGTTATGCAGATCGGCGCCTTGCACGAGCAACGTCCACGCACGCTGTTTGACGGAAGGCAATTCGTCTGCAGCAAACGGACCATGTTCGAGCTGCCATTTGTTGCGAAAGTGCGTGATGAGGCGTGACTCGACTTCATCCTGATCGGCCAGTTCGAACAGTTCGTCGCGCGAGAGCGGCGCGGCGATATCCGGTATGGCCTGACGGATCAGCAAAGGCTTCTTTTGCCAGTAGCGCCGCATGAATTGCGACGGCGTCAGATTGCCCAGCAACGACGCAGGCCGATC contains these protein-coding regions:
- a CDS encoding ATP-dependent DNA helicase; protein product: MNSSLQSSSRTASAGASDAAATGADEHAAKPASGGGALAASLSHKRSSELADIFAADGLLARQIDGYRPRASQIEMARAVAAAMEASGRAMPEPAMFEAQKRPARRLQQSASAAQSAPEDAAAADGNTEGGENTLIVEAGTGTGKTYAYLVPAMLWGGKVVVSTGTKHLQDQLFQRDIPTVRDALAVPVSVAMLKGRANYLCHYYLQRTADNGRLPSRQETSYLQDIIRFAKITRTGDKAELASVPETAAVWSMVTSTRDNCLGQECPHYKDCFVMQARREAQQADIVVVNHHLFFADIMLRDTGMAELLPTANTVIFDEAHQLPETATLFFGETLSTTQFLELARDSVAEGLGHARDAVDWVKLGAALERSARDVRLAFKEDSVRLSIGQLPDDHPLFPALEAVETELDALASALAGQSERAESLGALVRRGRELQEVLSGWTTPPTETERDAATDAAKAAEKSDPNEKVRWIEVFSHTVQLHETPLSVAPIFAKQRAGVPRAWVFTSATLSVRGDFAHYAAQMGLNSRRSMTLPSPFDYGTQGLLYVPRNLPQPSSPTFTDAVFDAALPAIEASGGGVFMLCTTLRAVDRIATKLRDVIESRGWNMPLLVQGDASRTELLDRFRSYGNAILVGSQSFWEGVDVRGDALSLVVIDKLPFAPPDDPVLSARLDALTKKGLSPFAVHQLPQAVITLKQGAGRLIRSETDRGVLMICDTRLVDKPYGRRIWQSLPPFKRTREIDVVREFFEEKAQASE
- a CDS encoding cupin domain-containing protein, giving the protein MPVRPPDYPAGKASARSTPTPASASSAPAPDRPASLLGNLTPSQFMRRYWQKKPLLIRQAIPDIAAPLSRDELFELADQDEVESRLITHFRNKWQLEHGPFAADELPSVKQRAWTLLVQGADLHNDRARALLDRFRFVPDARLDDLMISYATDGGGVGPHFDSYDVFLLQVHGKRRWRIGAQRDLSLQPGLPLKVLQNFEPEEEWVLEPGDMLYLPPHIAHDGVAEGECMTCSIGFRAPSTSELAAQFLYYLAERGEAANSPDGAALYRDPQQPAVAKPAALPAALVDRVGAILAKIDWNEKDVSSFLGTYLSEPKPSVVFDPPERPLDEARFIKRASKEGVRLDRKTVLLYDSRAYYLNGEESRLSGVKTAVIELADNRYLSAKRFVTLSGQSSVTALLHEWYRAGWIQMGDLR